TTCTAGGATTAATTGTTTTAATTGAGCTGGAATTTTTTGTAACCTACCTGTCTTAGCATTATAGCAGGCTAGTTTTGCTTTTGCTTTAGTGATAACTTCGTCACTGCCTAGTATACGGATTTCATATTCAAATTCCATACTAGCAGCACCTATTTTAGCAATATATTGGGTTACTTGTATTTTATTCGGATGCTTTAGAGGAAGAATATATTTGCATGTTTGTTCTGTAATTACTAATTGAATTGAATTTTCTTTAGCCCAAGTCATTAATCTTGTATTTTCATATGCCCAAGTTGTTCTTGCTTCTTCAAAATAGTCAAAATATTTACCATTATTTACATGGTCATTTTTATCAGTATCAGACCAACGGATGTTAGTTATTATTTTAAATACACTAGATTTCATTTTTTACCTTCAAATTTAGAATATATATGATAGTAACGGTTTACGTGGGACTTCACAGTTCTGTAATTGAATAGAGTATTTTTGAGCTAATTCGGAAGTTTTGCGAGCATAATTTTTTAGGAATGAATTGTTCCTATGTGTACCACGCTTATAGCCACCTATACCTTCGTGATATGCTAGATATAGATTATAAGTGTCTGTTTTGCTAATACCTGTTTTATTGTGAACATTATTTAAGTACCAGCCAATAAAGTCTGTTGCATCTGCAAAGTTTGATCTTGAGACGAAAGATTGTTTAGTTTCTTTTTTATAATGCTCCCAGGTGCCATCTAAAGCTTGAGCATATCCATAAGCACTTGAGGCTCTACCTTTTGGTATAAAACCAAAATAATATTGCATTGAAGGCTTAGCATCAGCTCTAAATGATGATTCTTGACGGATGAAAGCCATTTGTACATTCATTGGTATTCCCCAGCGTTCATACGAGTCAAGCATATCATAATACCATTCTGGAAACTGATGAATTATACTACAAGCATTGTTTATATTTCTTGGAGTCTCAGTAGCACAAGATCCGAGAGTCATTATTGCGATAATTAAAATTGCTAGTTTAATTATTTCCTTCATTTATAAATTCCTGTAAAAGACATCAACTACTTTATCTTGGAATCTGCGTGCATTATAACGATCAGATGGTTTAAGATCATTAAGCATGATCGAAAAACTAATACGATGGTTTTTAGCTGTTAATACATAGCCTGATAATGTTGAAACTCCAGAAAGCGTACCAGTTTTAGCATGCACTCGTCCAAGCAGTTTACCACCCATTCTATATGAGATTGTACCGCTTATACCAGATGCTGGTAGGTAATTGTAGAATTCTTTACCGATCTGACTATTATAAACTTTAGTCAAAAAGTTGACCATAAACTCGGGAGTTACTCTATCTAAATGTGACAAGCCTGAACCATCATACATTGTTAACGCTGATGTATCTAAACCTAGTTTTGAATAAAGTATACTTTCAACAGCTTCTGTGCCTGCTTTAGTTGAGCCAATACCTTTTTTCTTCAAGCCTATAGTGTTTAAGATAGTCTCTGCATATAAATTATCAGAATGTTTAAGTGTTTGATCAATAAAATGACCAATAGTAGCAGATCTTGCGGTTATCTGTTCAGTATAACCAGCAGGGACATTACCAGCTATGATAACATTGCCATGTTTAATACCATCAGAGTTTAAGAAGTCATTTACAGTATTTAGTGCTTTAAGTGCTGGATTTCTAATTGCTAAATTGAACATTTTCTCAGCAGCTCTTGATAAGTATCCGCCAATGTATAGAACATTGTCATCATTCATTGCTATCGTAGTTGCACTTGAGGCACTAGTATATTTTGCAGTATTTTTTATAGTGATATTACTAGCGTTACTTAGCTCAACAACTCGTGTTGTTAAGCTATTAGCATTTTTGACTAGTTTGATGACTGTACAATTTCTATTAAATGTGAAGCTTGATGCTGGAGCACCATAGCAAAATGTACTATCTTCTTTAGACCAGCCGTCAGGGATATATGGTCCAGAGAAAACACCAACAAGGTAAACATCCCCAGTTATTTTATATATGCCTTTTTCAGTTTTTATTTTTTTAATCAATGCAGCTAACTGACTACCAGTGAGCGCAGGATTACCAGTGAATTCTATGTACATATCTCCATATAGTGTATGATCTTTTATCCTATCCGCAGGGTACATTATTGATGTTGTAAAACTAAAATCACTAGGTATCGCAAAAAGCGCTGCAACTATTGTAAAGACTTTATTATTACTTGCCGGCTTCATTGCTCTATTTTGAGCATACGCATATAATTCGTTGCCATTCATAGTTCTTTGAGTTGCTATAGCAATCTTTGCATCAGAAAGATTATACTTTTTTACAAGATACTGAATTTCACTACGAGTAGATGCTTGAATAGTAGTTATACTTACAGCTAATATAGATAATGCTGTAAAAAGCTTAGTTTTTCTTATCAAAACTTTAAACCATATAAATTTCTAAAGAACCCTAAATTGAGATAATAGCACTTTATCTCTTATAAATACAGTAAGTTATAGTATATTATCTAATCTTAGGCTCTAGTTGTCTATAAGTTAATTCTAACTAAATAACTAGCTTGCATTTAAATATTAATATGATAAAATCATTGGCTATTGAAATAAATTAGTAATGGACATTAAGTCCTTTTATTAAACGTAATAAACTGGCATTTAAGTGAGGTGAGAGGGTATGCCAAGCGTTAGAGTTAAAGAAAGAGAACCTTTTGACGTTGCTCTTAGAAGATTTAAAAGATCTTGCGAGAAGGCTGGGATAGTGTCTGAACTACGTCGTAGAGAATACTTTGAAAAGCCAACTTGGGCGCGTAAAAGAAAAAAAGCTGCTGCTGTTAAAAGAGCTCATAAGAGCAACATAATAGTTAAAAGGTAGTTAAATTTAATTCACCGTTGAGAGTTTTAACTCTCCCTTTCACTAGGAATTCTTTTTTAAAATGTCACAAATTTTTAATCAGTTGACTCTTGATATGAAAGAGTCTATGAAAAATAAAGATAAAAATAGATTAACAACAATTCGTATGGCTATGTCTGCAATTAAGCAAAAGCAGATTGATGAAAAAATAGAGATCACAGATGAGGTTGTAATTGCTGTAATTACAAAAATGATCAAGCAAAGACAAGACTCATATGAGCAATACATTAAAGCAGATAGAGCTGAGCTTGCTGAAGGTGAGAAAAGAGAGATAGAGATACTAACTCAATATATGCCGAAGCAACTAAGTGATGAAGAGGTTGTTGCGATAGTTCAGAAGGCTATAGAATCTGTTGGTGCTACATCTATGAAAGAGATGGGTAAAATCATGGCAAGTGTAAAAAAAGAACTTGCTGGCAGGACAGATATGAGCAAAGTAAGTGCTATTGTGAAATCTAACCTAGCTTAAGGTCATAGTTTAATCAGTATGGCGAAAAAAGTCTCAAATACTTTTATAAAAGAGCTTGTGGCTACAGCTGATATAGTTGATGTTGTTTCAAGATACGTTAATTTAAAAAAAACAGGCAAAAACTACAAGGGTTGTTGCCCTTTTCATAATGAAAAAACTCCATCATTTTTTGTTAATCCAGAAAAAAAATTTTATCACTGTTTTGGCTGTCAAGCATCTGGAGATGCGTTGACTTTTATTAAAAAAATTAATAATCTTGAGTTTATCGAGGCTGTAAAAACCCTTGCTGAAATTATTGGCAAGCCAGTTGAATATGAAAATTATTCTCAAGAAGATATCCAAAAAGAACAGCTTTATAACAAATGTATCAGCTTTTTAGCGGTTGCGCAAAAGTATTATCGTTGGAATTTGGGTAACTCAGTCACTAAAGATAAAGCTATAAACTATCTTAAGAAAAGAGGTATAGATAGTGATTTAGCTAGGTTCTTTGGTATAGGATATTCATCTGAGGGTTGGAATAATATTACTGAACTAGCTAAATCAGTAAATGTCTCAGAGGAGATATTAGTTGATACTGGGCTTGCAATAAAAAATGATAAGGGAAATTTATATGATCGTTTTCGTGGACGTATTATGTTTCCTATTAGGAATATTCAGGGCAATGTGATTGCTTATGGTGGTAGGGTAATAGATAATTCTCAAGCAGTTAAATATATAAATTCACCGGAAACTTTTGTTTTTCAGAAAAATAATATCTTATATGGTCTCTATGAGTACCGTGAAAGAAAAAAACAATATCCAGAGTTGATAAACCAAAGTCTCGTAGTAGTTGAAGGTTATATGGATGTGGTTGGGCTAGCACAGCATGGTTTTTATGCTGCTGTAGCTGCGTTAGGTACGGCATTTTCACCAAATCATGCCAAGATTTTATTTCGTGAAACTAACTCTGTGATTTTATGTTTTGATGGTGATGAAGCAGGCCAAAAAGCAGCGATTAGAACCATAAAAATCTTATTGCCAATATTAGATGGTAATAAAAAGCTAAAAATTCTAACTCTACCAAGTGGAGATGATCCAGATGATTATATTAAGCAATACGGTCTAGAAGGTTTTTATACCGCTTTGGATAATTCTTTGGCGTTATCAGAGTTTATAGTTGACAATCTTGTTCAAGGTAAAGATTTGACCAAAGCAGAATCAAAAGCAGAAGTTTTAGAGAATTTAAAAAACTTTTTATTAGATGTGGCAGATAACATTTATTCAGAAAGTATTACTGCTACTTTAGCTGATAAAGTTGGTATAAAAGTTGAGCAACTTAAGAATTTACTTAAGATACGTAAGCAAACTTCGTTGAATGTAACTAAGCAGCAAAATATTCAGCAAAAAAGACTGGCAAAGAATCTCTTGCTTGAAGAGGTTGTTCTTGCAGAACTATTTGTCAATCTTGCAGACTTTCGTATTTTACAAGACGGAAATGATTTTGAAATATTTGCTACTTCGAAAAACCTTGATATCTTAGCGAAAAGCTTGAAAATTTTAAAAGAAGACCCATCTAATCAAATTGAGGCGGTTATGCTTATACAGCTATTAGCAGAGGATTATCCAGACTATAGAGAGTATTTTTTTGAGTTGCTAAGTTATGGCATACATAATACCCAAAAAAAATATGCTGAAGATAAGTATCAAGAACAAATGCTCGACATGCTAAAAAGAGTAGAAAACTCTAGTGTAAAAAAAAGATTAAAATACTTAGGTTCATTACCATTTAGGACTGATGTTCAGGAAATGGAACGTAAGTATTTAGTAGCGAAATTAGGTAATAAATAATATAAGATAAAATTGTATTGGAGAACTAGATGACAAAAGAAGATTTACTCTCTGACCTAAAAGACTTAATAGTTGATGGTAAGGAAAGAGGATATTTAACTAGAGCCGATATTTTAGATGCTCTACCAGGAGATGTTTCAGAGGATCCTAAAATATATGAAGAAATTGAGGCTATACTTATTGACGCGGGTATTGATGTCTATGATAGAACTCCTCAGCTAGAAGAAGATGATGAAAGAAAGGTTAGTGAAGCTAATCTTGATGATCTAAAAGGTAAAACTTCAGATCCTATTCGTATGTATATGCGTGAAATGGGTATTGTTGATCTTTTAGATAAAAAAGGTGAGACTGATATTGCTATTAGGATTGAAGAAGGTACTACAGAAGTTTTTAGTACGATTTTAAGTTATCCGATAGTAATTAAAACTTATATTGAGCGTTTCCGTGAGCTAGAAGAAAAAGCTATAGACTATATGAGTTCTCAAGATATTGAAGATGAGCCTGTGGCTAGATATATTCGCTTTAATGAGATTATGGCTGGTTTTAGTGATGAACATATAACTGAAGAAAAAGTTGCTGAAGATGATCATGAGGAAAAAATTGATACTCAAAGAGCTTATGAGTTTTTTACAAACTTAGAGAAAATGTTTGAAGAATATCAAGACAAGCCTAATAAAAAACTTTATAGTAAAATAGTTAAGGAATTTGATAATTTAAGGTTATCAACATCACATTTACAAAAGCTAGTTGACTATATTAGGCTACCTTATGCTCGAGTTAAAGAGTTCGAAAGAAAAATTTTAAGACTATGTGTTGAGAGATCAAAAACACCACGCCAAGAGTTTATTAAGGTTTATAAAGTTGGTTCTGTAGAATGGTTAGAGCGATTAACTAAAAAGTATAAATTTACTGAGAACACTATCAGAGAAATAAATAACCTTACTAAGCAAATTAATCAATTCCAAAATTTAATGATGATGGATATCGAAGAGCTTAAACAGGTAAATCTTGAGATTGCAAGAAGTGAAGCTAAGATTACTCAGGCTAAAAAAGAAATGATAGAAGCAAACTTAAGGTTAGTTGTTTCTGAAGCTAAAAAGTATACTAATAGAGGCTTACATTTCTTAGATATTATCCAAGAGGGAAATATTGGCTTAATGAAAGCTGTAGATAAGTTTGATTATCGCAAAGGGTTTAAGTTCTCGACATATGCTACTTGGTGGATACGTCAGGCAATTACTCGTTCGATTGCAGATCAAGCTAGAACTATTCGTGTACCAGTACATATGATTGAGACAATTAATAAGGTAAATAGAATTAAACGCCAGATTCTACAGGAAAAGGGTCGTGAAGCTACAGAAGAGGAGATTATTGAACATACTCCTAATATGACTAAAGAGAAACTTAAAAAGATTCTCAATATTTCACATACTCCAATTTCAATGGAGAGCCCAATTGGTGATGATGAAGATTCTACAGTAGGTGATTTTATTGAGGATAAAAATAACTATTCTCCAATAGAGGCAGCTAACCTAGAAAATTTACGAGAAGCAATAAAAGAGCTAATTGAAAATGGATTAAGTGAGAGAGAATCCAAAGTTCTGATGATGCGTTTTGGCATAGGTATGAATACCGATCATACTTTAGAGGAAGTTGGTAAGCAGTTTACTGTTACTAGAGAGCGTATTAGGCAAATTGAGGCTAAGGCGCTTAGAAAACTTAAGCATCCTTCTAGATCAGCTTTTTTGAAATCATTCTTGTAGTTTTATATTCTTAATTTTTTTAAAGCTTTTTGAAATTATTTTTCTCTTTTAATTATTATTCTGCTCTTATCTACAGCGTTGAGCTTTGTTATACTGTTTTAAGTAAGTAGGAGAAGGGGGTATGAAAAAAATAATAGTTATAGGAGCTGGATTCGTTGGAGTTAATTTTCTTAGTAAGATAGCTAAATCAAGTAAAAACAAATATCATATTATTTTGTTTGATAAAAATAATCATCATGTTTTTCAGCCTATGCTGTATCAGGCAGCTACAGCTTTTATTCCTTTAAATAATGTTGTTGTTCCTATAAGGAAATTATTTACTCAAAAGAATATCGAATTCAAGATGGAAGAAGTTGTAGATATTTTACCTAGCCAGCAACTAGTTGAGACTTCAGCAAATAATTTATACTCATACGATTATTTAATTGTGGCAACGGGAATACAGTATGATTATTTTGGTAATGATGATTGGCGAAAGTATACTTTTTCTCTAAAAAGTGCATATGATGCCCAGAAGATTAAATCACACATCCTTAATCAATTTGAGTTAGCGGAAGTAGCACAGACTAGTGAAGAGAAAAAATATTATTTAACCTTTATTATTATTGGAGCAGGAGCTACTGGTGTTGAAATCACGGGAGCTTTGTTAGATCTTTTACATACAGATTTTTTAATGACTTATCATAATTTTTCAATAGATGATATTTCTATTCACTTAATTGAAGGAGGTGAAAATATTCTTTCAGCTTTTCCAAAAGAGTTATCAAATCATGCTTATAACTCATTAAAAAAAAGAAAAGTAAATATTCACCTTAAAGAGACTGTAACTAATATTTTAAAGGACATTGTAACTACCGAAAAAAATAGCTATCAAGGTGCTACAATTATTTGGAGCACTACATTAAAAGGTAAAGGACTAGGAAATTGGATGAGTAATCAAATTGAAAAAGGTAAGATATCAGTTTTAGGTGACTTAACTCATCCAGATTTTAAAAATATATACTTTGCTGGGGATATTTCTTATGTTAAAAATAAACCTTTACCAGGTTTAGCATCAGTAGCTAAACAACAAGGAAAATATATTGCGAAAACTATAATTAAAAGAGAAAAAAATAAGAAATATAAAAATTTTAAGTATAAAGATTTAGGAACCATGGCTATCATTAAAAGGCATGAAGCTATAGCTAATATATTTGGAATGAAATTCAAAGGAAAGTTAGGTTGGTTTATATGGGGAGGGGTACATATAGCATTTTTAATTAGTATAAGAAATAAGTTTGTAGTTAGCTTTAATTGGTTAAGTTATTACATCTGCAAAAGAATAGGCTCTATTGAATTCATAAAACTTAAAGAATCTAAAAAAGGTAAATAGCTTTGAAGATTTTCTAAACCATTAGAAAGTATATTACTAAAAATATTCTAAATTACCATGAGCTATCCTTAACTATAGAAATACTTAGATTTGGGACTATATTAATTTAAGAAGCTCAGTTGTGTATTGTTGTTGTACTTTCTTGACATCAACCTCTTGACAAAAATCAGCTATCTGACACATTTTTAGACCGCTATAACCACAAGGATTGATATAGCTAAATGGTGTAAGATCCATATTGGTATTTATGGCAATACCATGATAGCTTTTACCTTGTTTGATTCTTAACCCTAATGAAGCAATCTTTTGATTATTAATGTATATACCATGCGCACCATCAATAATATGAGCCTTTAGGTTATAATATTTATCAAGCATATTGATACAAGCTTGCTCAACTATAGATACTAATTTCTTAGCACCAAGTTTATTTCTCTTGATATCAAGGAGAAAATATATCACTGCTTGACCTGGAGCATGGTAAGTAACCTGACCACCACGATCAGTTGCAACTATTGGGATGTTATGTGCATTTAGAATATGTTTTGGTTTACCATGTTTGCCTTGAGTAAAAACAGCAGGATGTTCAACTAACCATATTTCATCTTTAGTTTCAGATGTTCGCGTAGAAGTGAACTTGCGCATATCCTCAAACACTTTAGTGTATTCTTGCAAACCTAAATCTTTTTGATAAATAATATTCATGACAAAAAATATTATAAAACCATATGAACTTCTGGATGTGCAGAAATTTCTTTGTAGATATTGTCTAGTTGTTCTTTACTACCTGCAATAAAAGTAGCAGTTATAGAAATATATTTGCCGGTTTTACTTTCTTTGGTATTAAAATCTATCTTACTATGGTTTGTTACATATTTCTCAAAAACACTTAGAATAAATTCAACAGTCTCTTTGTGAGGATTTGCCATTATTTTTATTGGAAACTGGCAAGGGAATTCAAAAAAAGTTTCTTGTTGATTGTGGTTAGTATTTGCAGACATTTTAAATCCTCAATTATAAATTTTATGGTTATTATTACCACCAACCTTTTTGTGAAATATCATTCATAGCTATTACAGCAACACTAGCAATTTTCTCTTTGGTATCATCTAACGTAATCACTAAATTGCCTACAGCTTGTCCTGTTTTAATAGGTGCTTTCAAGTTTGGGTTAAATTCTATACCTTGTTTTAGATAAGGCACATAAGTTTTAAGTACAGTTTTGTAAATGTTTTGATTTGAAGCTACAGTTATCTTTTGTCCAGCTTTTGCATTTGAGATGCTATCAGCACTAATTGTAACTGGCGAGTTCGCTTTGTATAAAAGTACATTTTCATATCTGCTTAGCGCATATCTTATTAACTTGGCTGACTCTGAATCTCTCTTAGCAGCACTACTAGTGCCAAGAACTACAAAAATAAATTCTTTAGTAGTGGAAACTAGACAGTACCCAGCCTCATCAGTATGACCTGTTTTCATACCCTCAACATCTTCGTCTGTGAATAGCAATCTGTTTCTATTGTTTTGTAACACAAAATTTTCACCATTAGGGAAAAGCTTACTACACTTATCTTTAGTTTGATCATCAAGATCTGTGGCTGTGTAGCTCTCTATGACATTTCCACTAGAGCGATCAAATTTAGGTAAGCATTGTTTACGGTCAGCGATGCTTACTGAGTCTTGTTTTGTAGCATTCCAAACTAGGCCTTTATCATCATATACTTTATACGCTTCTGGGAAATTGTATATATATGATCTTGCAAGTAATGCCATATCGTGAGCAGTAGTATACTGCTCGCCACCTGGAAGACCATCTGGATTAGCAAAATGAGTATTATTCATACCAATAGCTTTTGCTGTTTGATTCATCAAATCAGTAAATGCTGCTGTAGTGCCACCGATATACTCAGCAAGAGCAATAGTAGCATCATTACCGGAAACTACGTCCATGCCAGTTACTAGATTTTTTACAGAGACTTTAGCACCAGCTTTGACATACATTTTTGAACCGCCTGTAGAAGCAGCATTTTCACTAATTGGAATCATAGTATCCCAGCTTAGATTACCAGCTTTTATTTCACTAGCAACTATATAAGAAGTCATGATTTTAGTTAAGCTTGCAGGAGCTCTTCTGACATCCATATTCTTTTCACTAACGATATCACCAGTGCGATAATTCATCGCTACCCATGCTGGAGCATCTAGCTCGATATTTGCAGGTCTTACAATAATATCTTTTTGCATTATACCATTACCGCTGTTAAAATAAGGGTCGGAACCAGCAGATATATTAAGGGCTGCAAAAACGTTACTTGCTGTTAAACCAGCTGTCAATAAAGCTATTTTTGTTAATTTCATTATTTTTCCTCTTAAATTTAATAAAGTATAATAATTTTAAGCTTACATCTTTAAGTATTTTAATATTTATATGTTATAAATACAAAGTTTTTTGTGATAGACTCTTTGTTAGTGTGTTAGGTAGTTAATAGTTTAGCAAAATATATAGGAGAAATTACGATGCTAAAAAATATACCTTGTGGAAAAGATATTCCTAATGATTTTAATGTTGTAATAGAAATACCTCAAGATAGCGACCCTATAAAATATGAGTTTGATAAAGGTAGCAACATGATTGTAGTCGATAGATTTATGTCATCTACTATGAGATATCCTTGTAATTATGGTTTTGTACCAAATACTCTTTATGATGATGGTGATCCTATTGATGTGTTGGTTTTAGCACCATATCCTTTAGCAGTTGGTTGCGTAATAAACTGTAGAGCTGTCGGTGTATTTAAAATGGAAGATGATGGTGGCGTTGATGCTAAAGTTATCGCTGTGCCAAGCTCTAAGCTAACTAAGGAATATGATCATATTAACGATGTTGATGATTTACCATTATCTTTAAAGCAAAAAATTGAGCACTTCTTTACACATTACAAAGACTTAGACTCGGGTAAATGGGTTAAAGTAGAAGGTTGGGATAATGCAGCCTTTGCAAAAAAAGAAATCGAAAAATCTGTAAAAAACTATAAATAGTTTGTCCTTTTGTTTTTAATATATTTTAGTCTTTTTATCATTTGTGATAATATCTTTGATTGAAATTAATAATTCTTTTTAAACTTAGTAATGAAAATAAATCACTCAAGAAATATTAAACTGTTGATACTCGATGTTGATGGCGTATTAACAGATGGCAAAATAATAATAACTAATAATGGTGATGAGCTTAAGAATTTTGATGTCAAAGATGGTTTAGGCATTGTTCTTATGCAGAAGCTAGGAATTAAAGTTGCTATTATCACAGGTAAAGAATCAAAAATTGTCGTTAATAGATTTATAAGTTTAGGATTAGATCCTCAAGATATTTTGCAAGGTCAAAAAAATAAACTAAAAGCTTATGAGTTTCTCAAAACTAAGTATAAGCTAAATGAGGATGATATAGCATATATGGGCGATGATCTGCCAGATTTAGTTTTGATGAATAAGGTAGCTATCTCAGCAACACCAGCAGATGCTATAAAAGTTGTCAAAGACTATGCTGATTATGTTTGCCAAAATAATGGTGGCAATGGAGCGGTAAGAGAGTTTTGTGAATATCTCATAAAACATTTAAACCTGTATGACAAAGTTGTTAGTGACTATATCGAAAGTGGTGGAGTGAGATAAATAAACAATGAAGTTTTTTACAAAATACTCCTTATTTGCTAATGTACTCTCTATAATCATAATTATCTTATCAATGTTATATATAAGCTATAATGCTCTTGATGGTGGTAGGCCGCTCAAAAATATACCGCAAAAAAATCGTGTCGAATTAAGAGCATTTGATTTTAATTACAACAAGTATGATGAAAACGGTAATCTAGTAATGAGCTTTTTTGCAAAAGAGTTACAACGCTATCTTAATCAAGATTTGCACATGACTGAACTTACCGAAAAGAGCTATGATAAAACAACAGGAAAACTTGAGTGGCAAGTACAAGCAAAACATGGACAGCAATTAGCAGATCAGAATTTGATACACTTATACGATGGTGTTAATGCAATTATGATTACAAAAAAAACAACTGATAATAACCAAAAAGCTTCTCAAGAGGATTCTACTACTCCAAATAAGATTTATATAAAAAGTTCTGAAATGTTCTATAATTCAAGTTCTAAAGATTTTTATAATAGTAGATTTACCAAAATGTATGATCCTAAAACTGGTAACAATACTACAGGAACTGGTGTAACAGGAAATTCAGAGACTAAGATTATAAAATTAAGCCAAAATGTAAGGAGCTATTATGCGACAAGCTAGGCTATTAATTATAATTTCACTATTACTTGTCTCAAACGCTTTTTCAAACGTTGAAGAAGATAAAATTGACTATAGCTCTCCTATATATAATTCTTCATTACAGGAGGATAATGCAACAGATGGAGAAAAAGAAAATAATTCTGATGATAATAACTTGAAAGAGTATGGTCCGGTAACTATTTGTGCAAATAATGCTGTTTATGATGATAATCAAGGGATATTAACTTATTTAGGTAATGTTTTTGTAATGCAAATTCATAATAAGCATATTTTGTGCCATCAGCCTAATAACTCAAAAAAAGGTGTAAGCTATTTCATAAGAGATAATAGTTTGTCATTTAAACAATTACAACAAAAGTGGTTAGAGCAAGCAAAATTATTATGTTCTCAAGAGAGAGAGTGTAATTTTATCTCTGGTCAGAAATTGGTTATAAAGTTAGATAAAGATAAAAAAATTAAGACTTTTACAATGCTTTCTGAAGGTCATGAAAAATCACAGTTTTATACATTCCCGACTAGTTCAAATCCTGATTACACTAAGTCAAAAACAGTAACTAGAGGACCTGTTGAAGGAAGTTCTAAAAAGATTGTTTATGATGTTACTGATAAACATTTAGAGCTTTATAAAAAAGCTATAGCTTTTCAAAATGATAATGTATATAGAGGTGAAAAAGTAATTTTTGATATTACTCATGACTTGATATCTATACCTGGTAGTGAGGATAGAAGGTCGACAATAATATTAGATGGTCTTGAAAATCAATCGAAAATTGATACAGGTCTTACGCCTATTAGTCAGTACAAAAAGTAAGCAAAGTAAAAGTTTGTTAAGGCTAAATGTTCGTAAATAGAGTAACAATTAGCAAA
This Francisella opportunistica DNA region includes the following protein-coding sequences:
- the dacB gene encoding D-alanyl-D-alanine carboxypeptidase/D-alanyl-D-alanine endopeptidase codes for the protein MIRKTKLFTALSILAVSITTIQASTRSEIQYLVKKYNLSDAKIAIATQRTMNGNELYAYAQNRAMKPASNNKVFTIVAALFAIPSDFSFTTSIMYPADRIKDHTLYGDMYIEFTGNPALTGSQLAALIKKIKTEKGIYKITGDVYLVGVFSGPYIPDGWSKEDSTFCYGAPASSFTFNRNCTVIKLVKNANSLTTRVVELSNASNITIKNTAKYTSASSATTIAMNDDNVLYIGGYLSRAAEKMFNLAIRNPALKALNTVNDFLNSDGIKHGNVIIAGNVPAGYTEQITARSATIGHFIDQTLKHSDNLYAETILNTIGLKKKGIGSTKAGTEAVESILYSKLGLDTSALTMYDGSGLSHLDRVTPEFMVNFLTKVYNSQIGKEFYNYLPASGISGTISYRMGGKLLGRVHAKTGTLSGVSTLSGYVLTAKNHRISFSIMLNDLKPSDRYNARRFQDKVVDVFYRNL
- the dnaG gene encoding DNA primase, with protein sequence MAKKVSNTFIKELVATADIVDVVSRYVNLKKTGKNYKGCCPFHNEKTPSFFVNPEKKFYHCFGCQASGDALTFIKKINNLEFIEAVKTLAEIIGKPVEYENYSQEDIQKEQLYNKCISFLAVAQKYYRWNLGNSVTKDKAINYLKKRGIDSDLARFFGIGYSSEGWNNITELAKSVNVSEEILVDTGLAIKNDKGNLYDRFRGRIMFPIRNIQGNVIAYGGRVIDNSQAVKYINSPETFVFQKNNILYGLYEYRERKKQYPELINQSLVVVEGYMDVVGLAQHGFYAAVAALGTAFSPNHAKILFRETNSVILCFDGDEAGQKAAIRTIKILLPILDGNKKLKILTLPSGDDPDDYIKQYGLEGFYTALDNSLALSEFIVDNLVQGKDLTKAESKAEVLENLKNFLLDVADNIYSESITATLADKVGIKVEQLKNLLKIRKQTSLNVTKQQNIQQKRLAKNLLLEEVVLAELFVNLADFRILQDGNDFEIFATSKNLDILAKSLKILKEDPSNQIEAVMLIQLLAEDYPDYREYFFELLSYGIHNTQKKYAEDKYQEQMLDMLKRVENSSVKKRLKYLGSLPFRTDVQEMERKYLVAKLGNK
- a CDS encoding acyl-CoA thioesterase, translated to MKSSVFKIITNIRWSDTDKNDHVNNGKYFDYFEEARTTWAYENTRLMTWAKENSIQLVITEQTCKYILPLKHPNKIQVTQYIAKIGAASMEFEYEIRILGSDEVITKAKAKLACYNAKTGRLQKIPAQLKQLILEEND
- the rpsU gene encoding 30S ribosomal protein S21, which produces MPSVRVKEREPFDVALRRFKRSCEKAGIVSELRRREYFEKPTWARKRKKAAAVKRAHKSNIIVKR
- a CDS encoding transglycosylase SLT domain-containing protein; protein product: MKEIIKLAILIIAIMTLGSCATETPRNINNACSIIHQFPEWYYDMLDSYERWGIPMNVQMAFIRQESSFRADAKPSMQYYFGFIPKGRASSAYGYAQALDGTWEHYKKETKQSFVSRSNFADATDFIGWYLNNVHNKTGISKTDTYNLYLAYHEGIGGYKRGTHRNNSFLKNYARKTSELAQKYSIQLQNCEVPRKPLLSYIF
- a CDS encoding GatB/YqeY domain-containing protein, with amino-acid sequence MSQIFNQLTLDMKESMKNKDKNRLTTIRMAMSAIKQKQIDEKIEITDEVVIAVITKMIKQRQDSYEQYIKADRAELAEGEKREIEILTQYMPKQLSDEEVVAIVQKAIESVGATSMKEMGKIMASVKKELAGRTDMSKVSAIVKSNLA